In the Canis lupus dingo isolate Sandy chromosome 28, ASM325472v2, whole genome shotgun sequence genome, GGGGTCCGCGGGCGGCGCCGTCGGGGGCAAGGGCGGCTCGGGAGTGGCCGGGCTCCCGCCGCCCCCGTGGGCCGAGACCACCTGGATTTACCACGACGGCGAGGACACCAAGATGATCGTGGGCGAGGAGAAGAAGTTCCTGCTGCCCTTCTGGCTGCAGGTGATCTTCATTTCGCTGCTCCTGTGCCTGTCGGGCATGTTCAGCGGCCTCAACCTGGGGCTGATGGCCCTGGACCCGATGGAGCTGCGCATCGTGCAGAACTGCGGCACCGAGAAGGAGAAGAATTACGCCAAACGCATCGAGCCGGTGCGCAGGCAGGGCAACTACCTGCTGTGTTCGCTGCTGCTGGGCAACGTGCTGGTCAACACCACGCTCACCATCCTGCTCGACGACATCGCCGGCTCAGGCCTCGTGGCGGTGGTGGTCTCCACCATCGGCATCGTCATCTTCGGGGAAATCGTGCCCCAGGCCATCTGCTCCCGTCACGGCCTGGCTGTCGGGGCCAACACCATCTTCCTCACCAAGTTTTTCATGATGATGACCTTCCCCGCTTCTTACCCGGTGAGCAAGCTGCTGGACTGCGTCCTGGGCCAGGAGATAGGCACTGTCTATAACCGGGAAAAACTGCTGGAGATGCTCCGGGTCACCGACCCCTACAACGACCTCGTTAAGGAGGAGCTGAACATCATCCAAGGAGCGCTGGAGCTCCGCACCAAGACAGTGGAGGACGTGATGACTCCGCTCCGGGACTGCTTCATGATCACGGGCGAAGCCATTCTGGACTTCAACACCATGTCGGAGATCATGGAGAGCGGCTACACCCGTATTCCGGTATTTGAGGGGGAGCGCTCCAACATCGTGGACCTTCTCTTTGTCAAAGACTTGGCCTTCGTGGATCCAGATGACTGTACTCCCCTGAAAACCATCACTAAATTTTATAACCACCCCTTGCACTTTGTTTTCAATGACACCAAGTTGGACGCTATGCTGGAAGAATTTAAGAAAGGTGGGAAATTTTGGTATCTTTCattggcttgctctctctctctctccatcctcctccctacTTGAGCCCTCTACCCTCAGATCAACCCCCCAAGGCGAGTTGACCGGAATTTCTCCTGTCTCTTAATTGCAAAGTTGAAAGGGTGGCATGGATTTGGGGGATGGATTGAACTAGAAGGCGCTTCTAGGTTTTCTAAAAGCACGAGACTAACGTCACTCGCTTTTTCGCATTTCAAAAAGCAGGCTTTCTATTTTCTGTGCATGATACTGCTGGCCCTCTGGTCCTGAGGGGTCTGCTGCATACCATTGCCCCAGTTCTGAGTGGGTAAGGTGCAAGTCGGGGCCAGCTAATGCCATGCTGTGCCATCTGGTTGACATGTACTAATCTCAGGCGTTTGGAAAAACATTGAGATAGTTTCTCTAAACTCAGTACaatcctcttcttcctccttaaCCATTCACTGACATTTCAGAGATTGGAAGTGCATTTTCGGTAGCTCTGTTCCTGGTTGTCAGGCCACCTGTGGGGCAGATTGGGCTCTGCCTTTTGAGGATAGAGGATGGGTTAAGCCAATATCACCAAAAAGATTTATGCATTTGGGTGTGACTTGCCTTAGCTAGaaaagagggttttgttttgttttgttttttttcaaagtagagtTATTAATATATAACTTGGAAAGACTAGAGGTGAGTTAACCTTTTATTAGGCTATCTTGTCTAGCTTTCTTcactatttgtttatatttacttGACAAATAAATTTCCCAAACCAAGTGTGATTTTGGCAGAAATCTTGAACATTTAACAATGGGATGACGCCCTCTATTGTGGTTTATTTATCGCTAGAGTTTTTCTGGTTTATAAGTGTTCTTCTTGACCTTGATCGCTTGGTATGTTAAGTTGAAGTGTGTCTTCAAGTCAGTTCTCAATGTTCTGGGGAGTTTTAATAGGGAAGCTACGTGCAGAGTCTGATGTGCTCACCTTTCCGCGCATGgtggttattttttgtttgttttaccgtGTAATGAACAGGCAAATAGCAACTCATGCTATTATTAACTGaaattctgtctttaaaaaaagtttccagtAAATAGTTAGTGTTGCTATTTGAAAACCATGGGCGGCCGAGCTGTTTAATTGCTGTGGTGCTAGTGTAggtattaaaatatgtatgtaaccTTTAATGACCTGATAGTCTTCAAAACTAAGTTTTCCTTCTTCAGATAGAATTTTGAGCACTCATAGTGGTCTCTCCACTGAAAAAGGCTGTGTGTGTAAGTGGTGACAGCTCACTGGACGTGGCGATCTGAACATCCCCACAGAGTGTGTGGTTGCCCTAATTCCATTCTCCTGGCTGAATGGTGTCCTCTCTGGAACAGGATCACATTGCAGTAATTTTCAGATAAAGGAATAGAGCAGAATGTGCTTCAGAGATTggtaatttgcatttaaaagcaGAAGGAGATTCTTCTGGATTCttaaacagtaaaaagaaaatatccattaTCTCTAGGTGACAGAGCTTCTTTTGGGGGTGTCATTATCCTTTCACTGCTAAGTTGTTAATTAGAGCATCTGACcaatctcttctctcattttgcaATAATATTTCTAGTACAGAAAGATACCTTGGGATGCTTGAAAATGCCTTTgaaatacattgttttctttctattgcAAGGTTTTGCAATATTGAGATGGATAATTTATTCCATgattttttattcagaatttttgcATATCTACTGATGGATTGAAACACTAGTGTGCCCTCCCTGCTGAAAGAAGGCTttcatttctatatctttttttcttggagaatTTAACTCTTCACCTACAAGTCATTAATCCTGCCCCTATCTCAAAACTTCaaaatttgcattattttgaaACTTGTTTCTGGTTGTTCTTGAACAATATTCCTGTGTATTTTCTGTGGTTTATTTTCAGGAGGAACCTTTTCTCCTCAATATTACCTCTCACATTACCTTTAGATAACCGAATTACTAGTATTTTCccatgaatttttgaaaaatagtaattCACAGGCAGGACTTTATTTCTGTCCTTAACCAGAGTGATGTGTTTGGTTAAGAAGATAGTAAAGGTTAAGGTACACTCAAGTTAGTGGTATGTTTGGAAGAGCGGGCAAAGACATTTGGTTGCAAATGGGAAATTTCAGCCATGATCTTAAAAAAGGATTGAGTGTTTCTTACTTAAACTGTAAGAACAATTGATTTTTCACCTTCtctttcttgatctttttttgaTGAGTTTGGTCACTTGAACCTTACTAGCAGCTGTGTTAATTCTTTCTTCCTGTGAGTTAAGCTATTTCACCAgatactgttttctttattttccaattcAGTTTGAAATAATGTGAACAGtcaacttttattgttttttgtttttctctattgaaTAATGGTGCGtgggatgttttttttttttttttttttttgcgtgggATGGTTTGAaggctttttcttcctctttccttctttctcctaatAATACCAACTGTAACTCCTTCAGATTGATAGGTCATTAATCCAGATCTCATTGAAAATTGCCCTTCCCAACTAAGAATGTCAGCCTGGAAGTCTTTTCTACATAGAGCTGGACATCATCAGTGTGAGTTATGCTTTACCAACAAGGGGAAAGGTTCGCAatgtggaaagaaatgaaaaactaccTTTATAGAAGTGTGTGTGAATGTCTTCTTTCTACTGGTTAGAACACTTTGCCTGACTCCTTAGAAACAGCTTTCCTTGAGGTTGGAAGACAGTAATTATACTAATTTTACAGTcagcttattatttatttactgtacCAGGTACAGAGCTGCATGTTTTACATGAATTACCTTGTTTAAATCTCATAATGGCCCTGCAaagcattttctccattttacaaatgaggaaattgaggctcaggttACatgatttgttcaaggtcacacagtaattTGTTGATTTGGGGTTTTAACTCAGGTCTGTGACAACCAAACTTGAGCTCTTAAAGGCTCTGTGGTTAATCATTAAGTTGGTCCCCTTGATTCTGATCTTACATTTCTGCTTTGAGTGAGTGTGAAGTTTGGTCTTTTATCAAAACATTGCTTCAGAGCTTTTTGGGCAACAGTCACAGAAATGCACTGAAACATAGATGGTTTTAAAGCCAGTGCTTCTGTGATGTTGTATATAACTGTTGGTTTCCCCACTTTTGCCATTAAAACAAATCAGTTTTTTGGTCAGTGTGATTCTAAATCTAAAGAATTCTATTTCCATGCCAAGCATCAAGtttcattttggaaatgttttatacTTACATTATAATGTAAGTAGTCTGCTACTTTAATGAAATACTCTACAGCTGTTTTTCTAATAGCAAAGCATGTAGTAATGTTTAACTCTTGTTTGGCAGTGAGGACTCAAAttcagttttgtgttttaatcttgattgtatttgcatttttgttgCCACCTGTATAATGGTTAATGAGCATCCTTTACAGCTCCACCCCTCTGtgcaatctttctctttttcttttgctactttTGTACTTATAAATCTAAATAAGAGAATAAAGGTAAACCCCACTAGAAGATTATGAGACTTCTAGAAAAACTGTCTTGAAGCAAAAttgtggagaggaagaaaagataaattgaagGTTGCTACCTTTGTCTGCAGAAAAGACATACGAGATTCTCTACTGACCTGACAAAGCCTTCCTTATAAAATACTGTGGACTCTTGGCTGCCTAGTTGACTCTACTGGGGTTGAATTTGAAGAATTAGTAACCAGttatcattgttttgttttgtttctttttgctttgtaaCAATTGCATTCCAGTATTGCAGAGCATGCAGTTCTATAGCTGCTAGGGGTAGCCAGGCTATTTTCTAgctttttcttaatgtacttaGTTAAGTAGGGTCACCAGATAACTTTAAGGGAGAGTACAGTGTGCAGTTTTCTCTCCTCCTGTAACACCAGTCTTTCCATATCAGTATGCTGCGAGTTTAAtgttaaaaactattttcctcACCAAATAAAGTGTTCCACTTGCCTAGAATCTAGGAGAatgtttttattggtgtttaaagGTATGAATGATGtcagggatggatggatgaatataTTTGCTTCTATGATCTTGTATGTTTAGTAATTTTGTACAGTAACAGTATTAAACTATTAtgattctgtgtttttatttttatttttaaaaatattttatttatttagtcatgagagacacagagggagcgagaggcagagacaaaggcagagggagaagcaggctccatgcagggagctcgatgtgggacttgatcccgggactccaggatcatgccctgggccgaaggcaggtgctaaactgctgaaccacccagggatcccctgattctgTGTTTTTAGATCATCACTATGAAATAATACAGCAAGTGTAGAATCAGAGGTGGAAGGCAGGTACCTTGAAGATCATCTCCTCCAGTGTTGCAAAACTTACCAGATGATAAGAACTACTTGGATCACTTATTAAGAATAAGGTCCTAGTCCTCAGTCAGAGGTGTTCTAAAACAGAATCTGGGGAAGGAGCCTTAAAATGCATATTGTTAACAGTTACCCTACAGTTAGGTGAGTTTAGAAAATCATTGGTCTAGTCAACCTTATAAATAAGAAAGGTAAACCTTGAGAAGGGGAgaaaattaagtgacttgcttaagGGCTATCTACCTAGTTAGTAGCATCAATAGAACTAGAATCCatgtctctgtttttttgttttttgtctttttaattttatttatttattcatgagagacacacacagagagagccagagacacaggcagagggagaagcaggctccatgcagggagcccgacgtgggactccatcccaggtctccaggatcatgccctgatcatgccctgggccgaaggtggcactaaatccctgagcccccaggctgccccatgtcTCTGTTTCTAGACTGGAGTTCTTCCACTCTCTCAAGCAGGCCTTCTGATCCCAAGCTAAAGGTACTCTGGTCAGAGTTAAAGGTAGTTTTGTCATTGAAAAAGCAGATATTCAGGTTTGCCATTGGGAATTACCCTGTGATTTTGATGTCAATATTTTTGACATCCTGGTTTTGTTACACAGAAAGTAAATCTGAACATGTGGgctcattttattttagcttattGCTTTgattgagttttttattttgttaaggtCAGCCTAGGAGGGTATTTTAGGAAAGGGGTCTTGAGATTGCTTGAAGCCTTAGTAGGTAAATATAAGGCGTTTCTTTGGAGTTAACTTGTTTTAGGTATCcacaaatgtgttttctttttgattgtttCTTCTATGAGAGTAGGAAAATTGAATTTGGGACTGTAGGGCGAAACATCCTTGGCTCTTTTTTGTTCACAACACAAGTCTGTaaattttctattgaaatattCATCAAAGCATTTGAAGTATGTGCCCCATTCATGCATCTATCTAtgctatgtgtctttttttttatttaaaataatagaaattaaattctTACAGAGAATCATACCTGATTTGgggaggttattttttttttttttaaagattttatttatttatttatgagaatgcacagagaggagagagagagagagaggcagagacgcaggcagagggagaagcaggctccatgcaccaggagcccgacgcgggactcgatcccgggtccccaggatcgctccctgggccaaaggcaggcagccaaaccgctgcgccacccagggatccctgatttgggGAGGTTATTTGTGATAATAGGACCATGGAAGCTTGAACATAGCTTTTTAGGTCAGAAGACACCATAGTTAAATGCTGGCTTTGACTTAGTGTGGTTTTGGATGAAACAGGACCTTATTCTGCTTTTCTCTTGGTTTTCGTGGGGATTACACActacctgcccctccccacaaagagctcagaattatttaaattttgaaacattCCAAACTCCTGGGAAGGACcagttaattttaattattagcaaatctaaacacaatttaaaatattgttaccAGGAAAACTCACAAAATAGACTGAGCCAACAtaatatttatggttttattgtTCTTGAAATGCTtattagactttaaaaaacaaatctctggACTCCAATTAGATATTTCCTTTAGTTCTATATAAAGTAGTATATTTCTTTCTAAGGGGCCCTATCTCCTGAACACATATATTACTGATAGTAAAGTTCAATTCCAGTAGGCTTTGCTTGGAACataaagaatgttttttaagctaaatacatgaaaatgaatgaTTAGGAttgaatacaatttattttagtattctCTTTTCACCTGCTTTTTCTCGGGACACAAACCAGAAACCCCCAATCCTACCAACATTGAAAAAGAGAGACACCAGGAGCACCTGACAGCTCAGTCGgtagtgtgcaactcttgatcgtggggttgtgagtttgagccccatgttaggtattgagattacttaaaaaaaaaagtttttttttttttttttggggggtgtggtttaggtgtttttattaaagcatagggaCAGGATCTGCCAGAAGGGGAGCAGGCAGAAAGGGCtgcctaatcttttttttttttttcagatttatttatttatttgagaaagagagagaaagagagggagagagagtgaagggGAGGAGctgagcgagcaagagagagaatcccaagcagattctgcactgagcatggagcccatcatggggcttcatctcatgactccgagaccataacctgagatgaccccaagagtcagaggctcaaccgactgtgccGCTCAGGTGCTCCCctccccaaaatataaaatcttaaaaaaagaaaaagacactagGAAGCATTCTTTCTTTCACCAGACTGGCAGCTGTGGAGTGTGTACACAGAGGGGACTCAGGTGGCACATTTTGGAGGGGGAGCTAGGGGATTCATAACAAGCACCTCCTGTAGATGATATGTTTATTAGATTGGCTTAGGGATTGATGGAGATGATGGGGGTGCTGACTCGCCCCCCCTTTACAGTAATGCTATCACTGACTATCAGTACTGCTGCAATGATGGTGAGATCAGTCATTTCTTCATACATAGCCACCCCCCTTGCTGTCAGACCTGGGTGGGAATATTTCGGTCTTTGAATTTATATCCTGGGTGCGGAAGATACCACTTACTAATGCAAAGGTTAAGGAAAATGTGCTCTTCCTAAATTTACTTTGGACAAGTAGCTTATtctctttaagcctcagtttttttccATAGTAAAATAGGGTTGTTTGCAGACTCCTAGGGTACCTAATAGAATTAATGTagtaacaaatgttaaaaatgccTCTGGTAGTAGTACCTGGCGCTTAGTGCTCAGTTACCCATTATTTTTTGTCATGGTGATGCTATTGGTCTTTATCGttcttggtctttctttttttttttcgttcttGGTCTTTCTTTAGACTACATACTACTAGTCAAGAGACACCTTGAGCCATATGTGTTCATAGTTGTTATGAATGTCAAAATCTTGAAAGTGGCTAATGAttgcaggtttttttcttttcttgtgattgaattccaGCCTCTGTTACTGTTTTAATAGTTGCTGTTACTTGATAAGATACCcacatgcatacatattttgaaggaaaacagAACAATCAATTACATATTCTACCCTCCTTAGAGTAAggatactgaattttaaaaagccttcattttggctagtatcaaaaagacaagaaatagcaaatgttggtgaggatgtggagaaaaatgaatctacatgcactgtcagtgggaatgtaaattggggtAGCCACTGTGCAAAAGAGggtggagtttcttcaaaaaat is a window encoding:
- the CNNM2 gene encoding metal transporter CNNM2 isoform X3 translates to MIGCGACEPEVKMAGGQAAAALPTWKMAARRSLSARGRGVLQAAAGRLLPLLLLSCCCGAGGCAAAGENEETVIIGLRLEDTNDVSFMEGGALRVSERTRVKLRVYGQNINNETWSRIAFTEHERRPHSPGERGLGGPAPPEPDSGPQRCGIRTSDIIILPHIILNRRTSGIIEIEIKPLRKMEKSKSYYLCTSLSTPALGAGGPGSAGGAVGGKGGSGVAGLPPPPWAETTWIYHDGEDTKMIVGEEKKFLLPFWLQVIFISLLLCLSGMFSGLNLGLMALDPMELRIVQNCGTEKEKNYAKRIEPVRRQGNYLLCSLLLGNVLVNTTLTILLDDIAGSGLVAVVVSTIGIVIFGEIVPQAICSRHGLAVGANTIFLTKFFMMMTFPASYPVSKLLDCVLGQEIGTVYNREKLLEMLRVTDPYNDLVKEELNIIQGALELRTKTVEDVMTPLRDCFMITGEAILDFNTMSEIMESGYTRIPVFEGERSNIVDLLFVKDLAFVDPDDCTPLKTITKFYNHPLHFVFNDTKLDAMLEEFKKETERENERESVSTVETQAEGEAGSMQGAQRGTRSPVSRIMLWTEGSAKPLSHPGCPRSFFKDFLFI